CTATCATTGTGGGCGGTGGTATCCGGGATGCTGAAAAAGCCTATCTGAACTGTAAAGCTGGTGCCGACATCATCGTAGTCGGAAATGCTATTGAAAAAGACGCTTCTTTAATTAAAGAAATTGCAGATGCTGTACACGCAGCACCTGTGTTAAGATAATAGCTCCTGCAACTAAAAAAATTAAAGTCCCCTCCGGAGAGGGGACTTTTTCTTGTGTATCTAAGTTTTAAACCTGCAGAATTGAATCAGAGACTCATCATCTCCTTGAATTTAACCGCCTGCCTCCGGCTCACCTCAATCTTTTCACCCCCTCTCATTTCCAGCAATAAACCCCCATTGAAATAAGTATCTATCTTCTCTATCATCCTCAGGTTCACAATGTGCTTACGGTTTGCACGGAAAAAAGTCCGCTCATCCAACCGCTCTTCCAGCGCATTCAATGATTTCAGAATCAATGGTTTGTTAGTTTCAAAATACACCCTTGCATAGTTCCCCACACTCTCAAACAGGCGAATTTCCTGCAACTTCACAAACCAGCAACGGTCTCCGTCTTTTACAAATACCTGGTCGTTTTCTGAAAGAATTGTCCTGATCGCGCCTACTTCGGCCTGTCTTTCCTTTTCTTCCTGCTGATGCAGTTTGTGTATGGCATCTGCCAGCCTTTTAGGCTCCACCGGTTTCAGCAGGTAGTCCAGGGCATTATACTCAAATGCTTTCAGCGCGTGTTCGTCGTATGCTGTGGTGAAAATAACCTGAGGAGCCTTCTCCAGCTCAGCCAGTAAGTCAAAACCAGTCTTATCAGGCATCTGGATATCCAGGAACAGGAGATCCGGATGCAGGGTTTCAATCTTGTCCAGACCATCTTTTGCATTCACCGCTTCTCCCACCACCACAATTTCAGGATGGTCTGCCAGCAGCTTTTTGAGCTCACTTCTGGCTAGTCGTTCATCATC
This window of the Chitinophaga sancti genome carries:
- a CDS encoding LytR/AlgR family response regulator transcription factor, yielding MKKALIIDDERLARSELKKLLADHPEIVVVGEAVNAKDGLDKIETLHPDLLFLDIQMPDKTGFDLLAELEKAPQVIFTTAYDEHALKAFEYNALDYLLKPVEPKRLADAIHKLHQQEEKERQAEVGAIRTILSENDQVFVKDGDRCWFVKLQEIRLFESVGNYARVYFETNKPLILKSLNALEERLDERTFFRANRKHIVNLRMIEKIDTYFNGGLLLEMRGGEKIEVSRRQAVKFKEMMSL